The Patescibacteria group bacterium genome includes a window with the following:
- a CDS encoding DNA-directed RNA polymerase subunit alpha, which translates to MQEGISLPEIEKVNEEGNSASFVISPLYPGYGVTVGNSLRRVLYSSLKGAAIYALEVQNASHEFSTLPGVKEDLIQIILNLKQVRLIIHEGEDAVLKLKIKGPKEVTAADISASASVEIVNPKQPIASLSKTGKLDMELKVNRGMGYVPTEIKENREFPIGTISIDAIYSPIKKVNFDVEPIRVGEMTNYDKLMLDITTDGTIKPTEALTKAAAILIDHFNLIKNYQEKAVAKKGKAKAEADKNKKLAANKTDFKSQKIEEAGFSNRTTNALLNNKVKTVAGLSRLSLETIREMKGMGAKGFEEIQEKLTEWNLIN; encoded by the coding sequence ATGCAAGAAGGTATTTCTCTCCCAGAAATTGAAAAAGTAAATGAAGAAGGAAATTCGGCTAGTTTTGTAATTTCGCCTTTATATCCAGGTTATGGCGTGACCGTTGGAAATTCGCTTCGACGCGTTTTGTATTCGTCTTTGAAGGGCGCGGCAATTTATGCCCTTGAAGTTCAAAATGCGAGCCATGAATTTTCAACATTGCCCGGCGTTAAAGAAGATTTAATTCAAATCATCTTGAACCTAAAACAGGTTCGTTTAATTATCCATGAGGGCGAGGATGCGGTCTTAAAATTAAAAATCAAAGGTCCAAAAGAAGTCACGGCCGCTGATATTTCCGCCTCAGCATCAGTCGAAATCGTCAATCCCAAGCAACCCATAGCTTCCTTGAGCAAAACCGGCAAACTTGACATGGAACTAAAAGTAAATCGCGGCATGGGTTATGTGCCAACCGAAATTAAAGAAAACCGAGAATTCCCAATTGGCACTATTTCTATTGATGCGATTTATTCTCCGATCAAAAAAGTTAATTTTGATGTTGAACCTATTCGTGTCGGTGAAATGACTAACTACGATAAATTAATGCTTGACATCACTACTGACGGCACAATTAAACCAACCGAGGCTCTGACAAAAGCGGCGGCGATTTTAATTGATCATTTTAATTTAATCAAAAATTATCAAGAAAAAGCGGTTGCCAAAAAAGGCAAAGCCAAAGCAGAAGCTGATAAAAATAAAAAATTAGCTGCCAATAAAACTGATTTTAAATCACAGAAAATTGAAGAAGCTGGTTTTTCAAATCGTACCACCAATGCTTTATTGAATAATAAAGTCAAAACTGTCGCCGGATTATCCAGATTATCCTTAGAAACAATTCGAGAAATGAAAGGCATGGGCGCAAAGGGTTTTGAAGAAATTCAAGAAAAATTAACTGAATGGAATTTAATTAACTAA